Proteins encoded within one genomic window of Amycolatopsis nigrescens CSC17Ta-90:
- a CDS encoding dihydrodipicolinate synthase family protein produces MISLHGVIPPLATPIGPDGEVDRRSLERLIAFQLDAGVDGVFLGGSTGEIALLDSARQRAVLEVAVGTVAGAVPVLAGAVDTGTLRVIEHARRAAELGVDAVVVTAPFYVQPHPAEIVGHFRAVQAAVDRPLIAYDIPSAVGSRLTPDVVAELAESKLVVALKDSSGDLESFREILRRVPGFPALTGSELLADTALGIGANGLVPGLGNVDPHGYVRLYRAMRDGDLATARAEQDRLAGLFRIISVADRRRIGFTAGALGSFKAAMALRGIIDHPATHPPLLPLDDTETATITTLLDEAGLAHI; encoded by the coding sequence GTGATCTCCCTGCACGGCGTCATCCCGCCGCTGGCCACCCCGATCGGCCCCGACGGGGAGGTGGACCGGCGCTCGCTGGAGCGCCTGATCGCCTTCCAGCTCGACGCCGGGGTGGACGGGGTCTTCCTCGGCGGCTCGACCGGTGAGATCGCGCTGCTGGACAGCGCCCGGCAGCGGGCCGTGCTGGAGGTCGCGGTCGGCACCGTGGCCGGCGCGGTGCCGGTGCTGGCCGGCGCGGTGGATACCGGCACGCTCCGGGTGATCGAGCACGCCAGGCGCGCGGCCGAACTGGGCGTTGACGCGGTCGTGGTGACCGCGCCGTTCTACGTGCAGCCGCATCCGGCGGAGATCGTCGGGCACTTCCGGGCGGTGCAGGCGGCGGTGGACCGTCCGCTGATCGCCTACGACATTCCCAGCGCGGTCGGCAGCAGGCTCACCCCGGACGTGGTGGCCGAGCTGGCCGAGTCGAAGCTCGTGGTGGCGCTGAAGGACTCCAGCGGGGACCTGGAGTCCTTCCGGGAGATCCTGCGGCGGGTACCCGGTTTCCCGGCGCTGACCGGTTCGGAGCTGCTCGCGGACACCGCGCTGGGGATCGGCGCGAACGGCCTGGTGCCCGGCCTCGGCAATGTGGACCCGCACGGTTACGTCCGGCTCTACCGGGCGATGCGGGACGGCGACCTGGCGACGGCGAGGGCCGAGCAGGACCGGCTGGCCGGCCTGTTCCGGATCATCTCGGTGGCCGACCGGCGTCGGATCGGCTTCACCGCCGGCGCGCTGGGCTCGTTCAAGGCGGCGATGGCCCTGCGCGGCATCATCGACCACCCGGCCACCCATCCCCCGCTGCTGCCGCTGGACGACACCGAGACCGCCACCATCACCACCCTTCTCGACGAAGCCGGCCTCGCGCACATCTGA
- a CDS encoding purine-cytosine permease family protein, translating into MDTAQSTPATRGVDAATRETLEDYTLRFAPRGYRRWSPAVVGASALGGIAYMADFSIGAGIGLTHGTSNALLAILVAAAVIFVTGFPLAYYGARYNIDLDLITRGSGFGYYGSVLTSVIFASFTFIFFATEGSIMAQGLRFGLGIPLWLGYLLSTLVIIPLVVYGMKALAKVQTWTNPLWLVLIVAPLVYLVIADPGSVTRFLNHQGTSGVSGVDTASVMLGAGVCLSLMAQIGEQIDYLRFMPPKTAANRRSWWTAVVLAGPGWVVFGALKQAIGVFMAVYILDAVGSAAAVEPIEQFTAVFTKMMPPWLVVPLALVLVVLSQVKINVTNAYSGSLAWTNSFTRVTKRYPGRLVFVVVNLTISLILMEANMFSFLNSLLSFYSNCAIAWVVTVATDIMVNKYLLKLSPKIPEFRRGMLYAVNPVGVVAFLASSGISIAMYFGAFGGGVQPYSPVAAVVIALVLTPVLAIVTRGRYYLRRTDDGIEEPLLDADGNPSGTRYLCTVTGEHFERPDMVASAQGGYISSLSLSTDRTGTHVLPPQ; encoded by the coding sequence ATGGACACCGCCCAGTCGACACCAGCCACCCGCGGCGTGGACGCCGCGACCAGGGAAACGCTGGAGGACTACACCCTGCGGTTCGCGCCGCGCGGCTACCGGCGCTGGAGCCCGGCCGTGGTCGGCGCGTCCGCGCTGGGCGGGATCGCCTACATGGCCGACTTCTCGATCGGCGCCGGGATCGGCCTGACGCACGGCACCTCGAACGCGCTGCTGGCGATCCTGGTGGCCGCGGCGGTCATCTTCGTGACCGGGTTCCCGCTGGCGTACTACGGCGCGCGCTACAACATCGACCTGGACCTGATCACCAGGGGTTCCGGCTTCGGCTACTACGGCTCGGTGCTGACCAGCGTGATCTTCGCCAGCTTCACGTTCATCTTCTTCGCCACCGAGGGCTCGATCATGGCGCAGGGCCTGCGTTTCGGGCTGGGCATTCCGTTGTGGCTGGGCTATCTGCTGTCCACCCTGGTGATCATCCCGCTGGTGGTCTACGGGATGAAGGCGCTGGCGAAGGTGCAGACCTGGACGAACCCGCTGTGGCTGGTGCTGATCGTCGCCCCGCTGGTGTACCTGGTGATCGCCGATCCCGGTTCGGTGACCCGTTTCCTCAACCACCAGGGCACTTCCGGAGTGTCTGGTGTGGACACCGCTTCGGTGATGCTCGGTGCCGGGGTGTGCCTTTCGCTGATGGCGCAGATCGGCGAGCAGATCGACTACCTCCGTTTCATGCCGCCGAAAACGGCGGCCAACAGGCGATCCTGGTGGACCGCGGTGGTGCTGGCCGGTCCGGGCTGGGTCGTGTTCGGCGCGCTGAAGCAGGCGATCGGCGTGTTCATGGCGGTGTACATCCTGGACGCGGTGGGCAGCGCGGCCGCGGTGGAGCCGATCGAGCAGTTCACCGCCGTGTTCACCAAGATGATGCCGCCGTGGCTGGTGGTGCCGCTGGCGCTGGTGCTGGTGGTGCTCAGCCAGGTCAAGATCAACGTGACGAACGCCTACTCCGGCTCGCTGGCCTGGACGAACTCCTTCACCAGGGTCACCAAGCGCTATCCGGGTCGGCTGGTGTTCGTGGTGGTCAACCTGACCATCTCGCTGATCCTGATGGAGGCGAACATGTTCAGCTTCCTGAACAGCCTGCTCAGCTTCTACTCCAACTGCGCGATCGCCTGGGTGGTCACGGTGGCCACCGACATCATGGTCAACAAGTACCTGCTGAAGCTCTCCCCGAAGATCCCCGAGTTCCGCCGAGGCATGCTCTACGCGGTCAACCCGGTGGGCGTGGTGGCCTTCCTGGCCTCCTCTGGCATCTCGATCGCGATGTACTTCGGCGCGTTCGGCGGCGGCGTCCAGCCGTACTCGCCGGTGGCCGCGGTGGTGATCGCGCTCGTGCTCACCCCGGTGCTGGCGATCGTCACCCGTGGCCGCTACTACCTGCGGCGCACCGACGACGGGATCGAGGAGCCGCTGCTGGACGCGGACGGCAACCCGAGCGGCACCCGCTACCTGTGCACGGTGACCGGCGAGCACTTCGAGCGGCCGGACATGGTGGCCAGCGCCCAGGGCGGCTACATCTCCTCGCTCAGTCTGAGCACCGACCGCACCGGCACCCACGTACTCCCGCCCCAGTAG
- a CDS encoding sensor histidine kinase: MKLFPATLRGKFSAVIMLVTAAAAVGLSLLVHGAFARTQLEQARELQDERLQVILRDHASTGQAILDSKLDDPALPPPLRAAVLGGNRATYLDESTPDPGIWAAADVDGRILSLRSSYADQTQALAGLDQVLVIGSVVVAVAGALLGIVIGNRLSRRLRRAAEAAGRVAAGDPARVRDAIGTRPQDETADLAQAVDAMADALQARLVAERRVTADIAHELRTPVTGLVTAAELLPPGRPAELVRDRVSALRSLVEDVLEVARLDTATEEPDRSEVALGEFVRRRAAGVVPEAEVRVITDAALETDPRRLERVLVNLMLNARRHGAPPIEIEVDGGRVALRDHGPGLPDTLLREGPSRFRTGDTNRPGGHGLGLTIAAAQAKVLGGTLLFANAPDGGALVTFELPPPE, translated from the coding sequence GTGAAGCTGTTCCCGGCCACCCTGCGCGGGAAGTTCAGCGCGGTGATCATGCTGGTCACCGCGGCCGCGGCGGTCGGGCTGAGCCTGCTGGTGCACGGCGCGTTCGCCCGCACCCAGCTGGAGCAGGCGCGCGAGCTGCAGGACGAACGGCTGCAGGTGATCCTGCGCGACCACGCCAGCACCGGCCAGGCCATCCTGGACAGCAAGCTCGACGATCCCGCGCTGCCGCCGCCGCTGCGGGCGGCCGTGCTCGGCGGGAACCGGGCGACCTATCTCGACGAGTCCACTCCGGACCCGGGGATTTGGGCGGCGGCCGATGTGGACGGGCGGATCCTCTCGCTGCGCAGCTCCTACGCCGACCAGACGCAGGCGCTGGCCGGGCTGGACCAGGTGCTGGTGATCGGTTCGGTGGTGGTGGCGGTGGCCGGTGCGCTGCTGGGCATCGTGATCGGCAACCGGCTGTCCAGGCGGCTGCGGCGCGCGGCCGAAGCGGCCGGCCGGGTGGCGGCCGGGGACCCGGCGCGGGTCAGAGACGCCATCGGCACCCGGCCGCAGGACGAGACCGCCGACCTCGCGCAGGCGGTGGACGCGATGGCGGACGCGTTGCAGGCGCGGCTGGTGGCCGAGCGCAGGGTGACCGCCGACATCGCGCACGAGCTGCGCACCCCGGTGACCGGGCTGGTCACCGCGGCCGAGCTGCTGCCGCCGGGCCGTCCCGCCGAACTGGTCCGCGACCGGGTGTCGGCGCTGCGGTCGCTGGTGGAGGACGTCCTCGAGGTGGCCAGGCTGGACACCGCGACCGAAGAGCCGGACCGCTCCGAGGTGGCGCTCGGCGAGTTCGTCCGCCGCCGGGCGGCCGGGGTGGTGCCGGAAGCCGAGGTGCGGGTGATCACCGACGCCGCGCTGGAGACCGATCCGCGGCGGCTGGAGCGGGTGCTGGTCAACCTGATGCTCAACGCCAGGCGGCACGGCGCCCCGCCGATCGAGATCGAGGTCGACGGCGGGCGGGTCGCGCTGCGCGACCACGGCCCCGGCCTGCCCGACACCCTGTTGCGCGAAGGGCCGAGCAGGTTCCGGACCGGGGACACCAACCGGCCGGGCGGGCACGGCCTCGGCCTGACCATCGCGGCCGCACAGGCCAAAGTGCTCGGTGGCACCCTGCTTTTCGCGAACGCGCCCGATGGCGGCGCCCTGGTCACCTTCGAGCTGCCGCCACCGGAGTGA
- the cseB gene encoding two-component system response regulator CseB — MTETHVLFVEDDDVIREATQLSLQRQGFRVTVAADGLLGLSAFRAGPPDIALLDVMLPGMNGVSLCRRIREQTSVPVIMLSARSDPVDVVLGLEAGADDYVTKPFDSAVLVARISTVLRRAGRDTAGKSADPVLRFGALEIDPDAVQVRRDGTVIELTPTEMRLILRFAEEPGSVLSRDTLLAGVWDYQWGGDTRVVDVHVQRLRAKIGQDRIETVRGFGYKLRPGS, encoded by the coding sequence GTGACCGAAACGCATGTGCTGTTCGTCGAGGACGACGACGTGATCCGCGAGGCGACCCAGCTCAGCCTGCAACGGCAGGGGTTCCGGGTCACGGTGGCCGCGGACGGGCTGCTCGGGCTGTCCGCGTTCCGCGCCGGGCCGCCGGACATCGCGCTGCTGGACGTGATGCTGCCCGGGATGAACGGGGTCAGCCTGTGCCGGCGGATCCGCGAGCAGACCTCGGTGCCGGTGATCATGCTCTCCGCCCGTTCGGACCCGGTGGACGTGGTGCTCGGCCTGGAGGCCGGTGCCGACGACTACGTGACCAAGCCGTTCGACAGCGCGGTGCTGGTGGCCCGCATCAGCACCGTGCTGCGCAGGGCCGGCCGCGACACGGCCGGTAAGTCGGCCGACCCGGTGCTGCGCTTCGGTGCGCTGGAGATCGACCCGGACGCGGTCCAAGTACGCCGGGACGGCACGGTGATCGAGCTGACGCCCACCGAGATGCGGCTGATCCTGCGGTTCGCCGAGGAACCGGGCAGCGTGCTGAGCCGGGACACGCTGCTGGCCGGGGTCTGGGACTACCAGTGGGGCGGGGACACCCGCGTGGTCGACGTGCACGTCCAGCGGCTGCGGGCCAAGATCGGCCAGGACCGGATCGAGACCGTGCGCGGGTTCGGCTACAAGCTCAGGCCCGGTTCGTGA
- a CDS encoding LCP family protein, with protein sequence MSLVRKSVVVLLTAAALLIAGVATYTYVRYQQLDDGVATDDVISPRPSASSAPPVNGMNILLIGLDSRTDNHGRPLPQAVLDELRAGEPDGQELADTMILVHLPKDSARPASAVSFPRDSYVDIAGGFGKHKINSAYARAKNAAADRLRAEGVTDDDRIARESATEGRRNLIATISALTGVGIDHYAEVNLYGFSEITKAIGGIDVCLNNPVHDSYSGADFPAGPQTLSGVDALKFVRQRHGLPGGDLDRIRRQQAFLAGVRDKITSAGMLTDPAATGRLIDAVSGSVLLDQGWDVADFARRIQALAGSSVEFQTIPTGRSDLSTPDGSAVQVDPAQVKEFAKLWLADPPMNNAAGGGGAAAGPTCVN encoded by the coding sequence ATGTCGCTGGTGCGCAAGAGCGTGGTGGTCCTGCTGACCGCGGCGGCCCTGCTGATCGCCGGGGTGGCCACCTATACCTACGTCCGGTACCAGCAGCTCGACGACGGCGTCGCCACCGACGACGTGATCTCCCCGCGTCCCTCCGCGTCGTCCGCACCACCCGTGAACGGGATGAACATCCTGCTGATCGGGCTGGACAGCCGCACCGACAACCACGGCAGGCCGCTGCCGCAGGCGGTGCTCGACGAGCTGCGGGCTGGCGAGCCGGACGGGCAGGAGCTGGCCGACACGATGATCCTGGTGCACCTGCCGAAGGATTCCGCGCGCCCGGCGTCCGCGGTGTCCTTCCCCCGTGACTCCTATGTGGACATCGCGGGCGGGTTCGGCAAGCACAAGATCAACTCCGCGTACGCGCGAGCGAAGAACGCGGCGGCGGACCGCCTACGTGCCGAGGGCGTGACCGACGACGACCGGATCGCCCGCGAGTCGGCGACCGAGGGACGGCGCAACCTGATCGCCACCATCAGCGCGCTCACCGGCGTCGGAATCGACCACTACGCCGAGGTCAACCTGTACGGCTTCAGCGAGATCACCAAGGCCATCGGCGGCATCGACGTCTGCCTCAACAACCCCGTGCACGACAGCTACTCCGGCGCGGACTTCCCGGCCGGGCCGCAGACACTGTCCGGAGTGGACGCGCTGAAGTTCGTCCGGCAGCGGCACGGCCTGCCCGGCGGCGACCTGGACCGGATCCGGCGGCAGCAGGCATTCCTGGCCGGGGTCCGGGACAAGATCACCTCGGCCGGCATGCTCACCGATCCCGCCGCCACGGGCCGGCTGATCGACGCGGTGTCCGGGTCGGTGCTGCTGGACCAGGGCTGGGACGTCGCCGACTTCGCGCGACGGATCCAGGCGCTGGCCGGTTCCAGCGTGGAGTTCCAGACCATTCCCACCGGGCGGTCCGATCTGTCCACTCCGGACGGTTCCGCGGTGCAGGTCGATCCGGCTCAGGTCAAGGAGTTCGCCAAGCTGTGGCTGGCCGATCCCCCGATGAACAACGCCGCGGGTGGCGGTGGCGCTGCCGCCGGTCCCACCTGCGTCAACTAA
- the ndk gene encoding nucleoside-diphosphate kinase — protein sequence MSERTLVLVKPDGVKRGLVGEVISRIEGKGLTLAALELRTVERSVAEEHYAEHKEKPFFGELLEFITSGPVVALAVEGPRAIAAFRQLAGGTDPVEKATPGTIRGDFALETQFNLVHGSDSAESANRELALWFPKL from the coding sequence GTGAGTGAACGCACGCTGGTTCTGGTCAAGCCCGATGGCGTCAAGCGCGGTCTGGTCGGCGAGGTCATCTCGCGGATCGAAGGCAAGGGCCTGACCCTGGCCGCGCTGGAGCTGCGCACCGTGGAGCGTTCGGTGGCCGAGGAGCACTACGCCGAGCACAAGGAGAAGCCGTTCTTCGGCGAGCTGCTGGAGTTCATCACCTCCGGCCCGGTCGTCGCGCTAGCCGTCGAGGGCCCGCGCGCCATCGCGGCGTTCCGGCAGCTGGCCGGCGGCACCGACCCGGTGGAGAAGGCCACCCCGGGCACCATTCGCGGCGACTTCGCGCTGGAGACCCAGTTCAACCTGGTGCACGGCTCCGACTCGGCCGAGTCGGCCAACCGCGAGCTGGCCCTCTGGTTCCCCAAGCTCTGA
- a CDS encoding alkaline phosphatase D family protein, producing the protein MTEPTHHDRRTVLRAAGLTATGLLGTGLLTARPAGAAPVLLRGDRPVLTHGVQSGDVTTSSAIVWSRADRPARMLVEIATDPSFRRARRLRGPLLTPDTGGTGKLRVPGLPPGTELHYRVTAEALDGRVASEPRTGMLRTAPIGRRDVRLLWSGDVAGQGWGINPDIGGMRIYAAMAERRPDLFLHSGDTVYADGPLSERVTLPDGRTWRNVVTPEKAKVAETLDEYRGQFAYNLLDDNLRRFAAEVPAYLQWDDHEVVNNWYPGEILTDRPEYTEKRVDVLAARAFQAFHEWHPIDQRAAVDGRVYRSFRYGSRVEVFVLDMRTYRDANTSDPSRPGHMLGQRQADWLVRALDRSTATWKIVQADMPIGVVVPDGQHIEGVANGLPGAAGGRETELAWVLREISRRRVRNVVWLTADVHYSSAHHYSPDRAAVGDFDPFWEFVSGPLHAGAFGPNKLDPTFGPEAVFVHAPPAANTSPLDGFQHFGELNVHGRSGELTVDLRDAAGVSLWSTTLHPERR; encoded by the coding sequence ATGACCGAACCGACCCACCACGACCGGCGGACCGTGCTGCGCGCCGCCGGCCTCACCGCCACCGGATTGCTGGGCACCGGCCTGCTGACCGCCAGGCCCGCCGGTGCCGCGCCCGTCCTGCTCCGCGGCGACCGCCCGGTGCTCACCCACGGCGTCCAGTCCGGCGACGTCACCACCAGTTCGGCCATCGTCTGGTCCAGGGCGGACCGGCCGGCCAGGATGCTGGTGGAGATCGCCACCGACCCGTCGTTCCGCCGCGCCAGGCGGCTGCGCGGGCCGCTGCTCACCCCGGACACCGGCGGCACCGGCAAGCTGCGCGTGCCCGGCCTGCCGCCCGGCACCGAACTGCACTACCGGGTCACCGCCGAAGCGCTGGACGGCCGCGTCGCCAGCGAACCGCGCACCGGCATGCTCCGCACCGCGCCGATCGGCCGCCGGGACGTGCGGCTGCTGTGGTCCGGAGACGTGGCAGGGCAGGGCTGGGGGATCAACCCCGACATCGGCGGCATGCGGATCTACGCGGCGATGGCCGAGCGCCGCCCGGACCTGTTCCTGCACAGCGGCGACACGGTGTACGCGGACGGGCCGCTGAGCGAGCGGGTCACCCTGCCCGACGGCCGGACCTGGCGAAACGTGGTCACCCCGGAGAAGGCCAAGGTGGCCGAGACGCTGGACGAGTACCGCGGCCAGTTCGCCTACAACCTGCTCGACGACAACCTGCGCCGGTTCGCCGCCGAGGTGCCCGCCTATCTGCAGTGGGACGACCACGAGGTGGTCAACAACTGGTACCCGGGGGAGATCCTCACGGATCGCCCGGAGTACACCGAGAAGCGGGTGGACGTGCTCGCCGCGCGGGCCTTCCAGGCGTTCCACGAATGGCATCCGATCGACCAGCGGGCCGCGGTGGACGGCCGGGTCTACCGGAGCTTCCGCTACGGCAGCCGGGTCGAGGTGTTCGTGCTGGACATGCGCACCTACCGGGACGCGAACACCTCCGACCCGTCACGGCCGGGGCACATGCTCGGGCAGCGGCAGGCGGACTGGCTGGTCCGCGCGCTGGACCGGAGCACCGCGACCTGGAAGATCGTGCAGGCCGATATGCCGATCGGGGTGGTGGTGCCGGACGGGCAGCACATCGAGGGCGTGGCGAACGGGCTGCCCGGCGCGGCCGGCGGGCGTGAGACCGAGCTGGCCTGGGTGCTGCGGGAGATCTCCCGGCGCCGGGTCCGCAACGTGGTGTGGCTGACCGCCGACGTGCACTACAGCTCGGCGCACCACTACTCGCCGGACCGGGCCGCGGTGGGGGACTTCGACCCGTTCTGGGAGTTCGTCTCCGGGCCGCTGCACGCCGGCGCGTTCGGGCCGAACAAGCTGGACCCGACCTTCGGGCCGGAAGCGGTGTTCGTGCACGCGCCACCGGCGGCGAACACCTCGCCGCTGGACGGATTCCAGCATTTCGGCGAGCTGAACGTGCACGGCCGCAGCGGCGAACTGACCGTCGACCTGCGCGACGCGGCCGGCGTTTCGCTGTGGTCGACGACCCTGCACCCCGAGCGCCGATGA